A genomic stretch from Triplophysa dalaica isolate WHDGS20190420 chromosome 4, ASM1584641v1, whole genome shotgun sequence includes:
- the radx gene encoding RPA-related protein RADX isoform X1: MAGSAGRSDSGSGSILHAALQQLSGALNLSLTLECPLSVAVIAVDRYLSLHPTPESYSYDLTVTDGRLRVKFQLAESLIRWVKNGSLRCGVGVRLCRLSVVHDETRLGHSYLRIDGIHSITEMSEMFDNIKDVDNIPQWFRDDVIRTNGPLQLTRKHYLSLWINDDPHGSVWIANSPPPHVVLDVSNITLLGDLEAFLHSSKRPLPLLVRILHRSRIRYYGKPGQNIDFPFQVYYEVADQSGIMSMVLWNELCPEWFHRLTVGSVLYLQQFAVKPSYQKRSRPQISNLSLMTFRSIEISLNPRSPATVVTVVPPKCVQPQWDLPDVPYNFTSRSEVEANSNHACDIIGLVTYVGRLERIRSKEKSGPEKYWAYRWVHAVDGTSDSPFILEIFSSSQPEIFSNICPMTYLVCTQMRVCQEAGRFVYLTSSAETQLFITGCHKKQPYVNEPKVKAFIQWTKTLKDSVMLQKTAVGGHYSYPPAPPTFTPTTKTNTANETSIIAVAELKGELESMQYREHKRVAIQGYVVAVQYHSWPPGDQQPGVNAAQETSQSHQQQEVSNAGSFRHHITIDSTSTDSDSAIPPKRKRLLSRVKQRQYFTRSKVQSDSQAGFTSHVEEEPGNEAELEEEESESEDEHMPIRHSAAREVIDQRLHGSPYAQAASQPAALWESSIWPLVKQNVTDHFCCGRLDEGSIAEKFHFDDREVLLQHLNLCPAKWTPDLTPQTHTHTPVACTGYFILTILGLNQKAAVDILFLPVVTLDDPRAAGVPHSHHDNSLLSCLTTGHVYVEPDGTCPDPGSLMSSAPQMESERVVCIIDLCLLGENRIETICSKLYRTADICQPEST, from the exons ATGGCAGGTTCCGCAGGTCGCAGTGACAGCGGGTCCGGATCTATTCTGCATGCCGCGCTTCAGCAGCTGTCGGGGGCATTGAATCTTTCCTTAACCCTCGAATGCCCGCTATCCGTGGCCGTCATCGCTGTTGACCGCTACCTGAGTCTACATCCCACCCCTGAGAGCTACAGCTACGACCTGACAGTCACGGACGGCCGGTTGAGGGTAAAGTTTCAGCTGGCGGAGAGTCTGATCCGGTGGGTAAAGAACGGGTCGCTGCGGTGCGGTGTCGGTGTTCGTCTGTGCCGTCTGTCAGTTGTCCACGATGAGACGAGACTGGGTCACAGTTACCTGAGGATAGACGGCATCCACAGCATCACGGAAATGTCTGAAATGTTTGACAACATTAAAGATGTGGATAACATCCCGCAGTGGTTTCGGGATGATGTGATTCGCACTAATGGACCTCTGCAGCTGACtagaaaacattatttatcGTTGTGGATAAACGATGATCCTCACGGGAGTGTGTGGATTGCCAACAGCCCGCCGCCACACGTGGTTTTAGATG TGTCTAATATTACTTTGCTTGGGGATCTGGAAGCATTCCTTCACAGCTCCAAACGTCCTCTACCACTTCTGGTCCGAATTCTGCACAGATCCAGAATCCGGTATTATGGAAAACCTGGACAAAATATTGACTTCCCATTTCAG GTGTACTATGAGGTGGCTGATCAGAGTGGCATTATGTCAATGGTTTTATGGAATGAACTTTGCCCTGAATGGTTCCATCGGCTAACAGTTGGCTCGGTTCTGTACTTGcagcaatttgctgtaaaaccCAGTTATCAGAAACGCTCAAGGCCGCAGATCAGCAATCTTTCACTGATGACATTCCGCTCCATCG AGATCAGCTTGAATCCTCGAAGTCCAGCAACTGTAGTGACAGTGGTTCCACCAAAATGTGTTCAGCCTCAGTGGGATCTTCCTGATGTCCCATACAACTTTACCTCAAG GTCAGAAGTGGAAGCCAACAGTAACCATGCCTGTGACATCATCGGTCTGGTGACTTATGTAGGCCGGCTTGAACGAATCAGGAGCAAAGAAAAGTCAg GACCGGAGAAATACTGGGCATATCGGTGGGTACATGCGGTGGATGGGACAAGTGACTCTCCTTTTATACTGGAGATCTTTTCTTCATCCCAGCCAGAGATCTTCAGCAATATCTGCCCCA TGACGTATCTGGTGTGCACTCAAATGAGGGTGTGTCAGGAGGCGGGTCGTTTTGTCTATTTGACCAGCAGCGCAGAGACTCAGCTCTTCATCACAG GCTGTCATAAAAAGCAGCCGTATGTGAATGAGCCAAAGGTAAAAGCATTCATCCAGTGGACAAAGACACTTAAAGACAGTGTCATGCTGCAGAAGACTGCTGTCGGAGGACACTACAGCTACCCCCCTGCCCCACCCACCTTCACCCCGACCACCAAAACCAACACAGCCA ATGAGACATCAATCATAGCAGTTGCTGAACTGAAGGGGGAGCTAGAGAGTATGCAGTACAGAGAACATAAGAGAGTGGCCATACAGGGCTATGTGGTAGCTGTGCAGTACCACTCCTGGCCTCCAGGAGATCAACAACCTGGAGTCAATGCTGCACAAGAAACATCACAAAGTCACCAGCAG cAAGAAGTAAGTAATGCTGGATCGTTTAGGCATCACATCACGATAGACTCAACCTCTACTGATTCAGATTCTGCGATTCCACCCAAACGCAAGAGACTGCTCTCAAG GGTAAAGCAGCGTCAGTATTTTACTAGATCAAAAGTACAGTCTGACAG TCAGGCTGGCTTTACCTCTCATGTGGAAGAAGAGCCTGGTAATGAAGCAGAACTGGAAGAAGAGGAGTCTGAGAGTGAAGATGAACACATGCCGATCAGACATTCAGCAGCAAGAGAAG tgattGACCAGAGGCTACATGGTTCTCCATATGCACAAGCTGCAAGCCAACCTGCAGCATTATGGGAAAGCAGCATATGGCCACTGGTGAAGCAAAATGTGACGGATCACTTCTGTTGTGGCAGACTGGATGAAGGAAGCATTGCCGAAAAATTTCATTTTGATGACCGTGAAGTTCTGCTTCAACACCTGAACCTGTGCCCAGCTAAATGGACACCAGATCTTACCCCACAGACACATACTCACACACCTGTTGCCTGCACCGGCTACTTCATACTCACAATACTGG GCCTTAATCAAAAGGCTGCAGTAGATATTCTGTTTTTGCCTGTCGTTACCCTCGATGACCCCAGAGCTGCTGGAGTGCCCCATAGTCACCATGACAACTCTCTGCTGTCCTGTTTGACAACAGGACACGTGTATGTAGAGCCAGACGGTACCTGCCCTGATCCAg GGTCGTTGATGAGTTCTGCCCCTCAGATGGAGTCAGAACGCGTGGTGTGTATCATTGATCTGTGTCTGCTTGGAGAGAACAGAATAGAAACGATCTGCTCTAAACTGTACAGAACAGCAGACATCTGCCAGCCCGAGAGCACTTAG
- the radx gene encoding RPA-related protein RADX isoform X2, which translates to MAGSAGRSDSGSGSILHAALQQLSGALNLSLTLECPLSVAVIAVDRYLSLHPTPESYSYDLTVTDGRLRVKFQLAESLIRWVKNGSLRCGVGVRLCRLSVVHDETRLGHSYLRIDGIHSITEMSEMFDNIKDVDNIPQWFRDDVIRTNGPLQLTRKHYLSLWINDDPHGSVWIANSPPPHVVLDVSNITLLGDLEAFLHSSKRPLPLLVRILHRSRIRYYGKPGQNIDFPFQVYYEVADQSGIMSMVLWNELCPEWFHRLTVGSVLYLQQFAVKPSYQKRSRPQISNLSLMTFRSIEISLNPRSPATVVTVVPPKCVQPQWDLPDVPYNFTSRSEVEANSNHACDIIGLVTYVGRLERIRSKEKSGPEKYWAYRWVHAVDGTSDSPFILEIFSSSQPEIFSNICPMTYLVCTQMRVCQEAGRFVYLTSSAETQLFITGCHKKQPYVNEPKVKAFIQWTKTLKDSVMLQKTAVGGHYSYPPAPPTFTPTTKTNTANETSIIAVAELKGELESMQYREHKRVAIQGYVVAVQYHSWPPGDQQPGVNAAQETSQSHQQQEVSNAGSFRHHITIDSTSTDSDSAIPPKRKRLLSSQAGFTSHVEEEPGNEAELEEEESESEDEHMPIRHSAAREVIDQRLHGSPYAQAASQPAALWESSIWPLVKQNVTDHFCCGRLDEGSIAEKFHFDDREVLLQHLNLCPAKWTPDLTPQTHTHTPVACTGYFILTILGLNQKAAVDILFLPVVTLDDPRAAGVPHSHHDNSLLSCLTTGHVYVEPDGTCPDPGSLMSSAPQMESERVVCIIDLCLLGENRIETICSKLYRTADICQPEST; encoded by the exons ATGGCAGGTTCCGCAGGTCGCAGTGACAGCGGGTCCGGATCTATTCTGCATGCCGCGCTTCAGCAGCTGTCGGGGGCATTGAATCTTTCCTTAACCCTCGAATGCCCGCTATCCGTGGCCGTCATCGCTGTTGACCGCTACCTGAGTCTACATCCCACCCCTGAGAGCTACAGCTACGACCTGACAGTCACGGACGGCCGGTTGAGGGTAAAGTTTCAGCTGGCGGAGAGTCTGATCCGGTGGGTAAAGAACGGGTCGCTGCGGTGCGGTGTCGGTGTTCGTCTGTGCCGTCTGTCAGTTGTCCACGATGAGACGAGACTGGGTCACAGTTACCTGAGGATAGACGGCATCCACAGCATCACGGAAATGTCTGAAATGTTTGACAACATTAAAGATGTGGATAACATCCCGCAGTGGTTTCGGGATGATGTGATTCGCACTAATGGACCTCTGCAGCTGACtagaaaacattatttatcGTTGTGGATAAACGATGATCCTCACGGGAGTGTGTGGATTGCCAACAGCCCGCCGCCACACGTGGTTTTAGATG TGTCTAATATTACTTTGCTTGGGGATCTGGAAGCATTCCTTCACAGCTCCAAACGTCCTCTACCACTTCTGGTCCGAATTCTGCACAGATCCAGAATCCGGTATTATGGAAAACCTGGACAAAATATTGACTTCCCATTTCAG GTGTACTATGAGGTGGCTGATCAGAGTGGCATTATGTCAATGGTTTTATGGAATGAACTTTGCCCTGAATGGTTCCATCGGCTAACAGTTGGCTCGGTTCTGTACTTGcagcaatttgctgtaaaaccCAGTTATCAGAAACGCTCAAGGCCGCAGATCAGCAATCTTTCACTGATGACATTCCGCTCCATCG AGATCAGCTTGAATCCTCGAAGTCCAGCAACTGTAGTGACAGTGGTTCCACCAAAATGTGTTCAGCCTCAGTGGGATCTTCCTGATGTCCCATACAACTTTACCTCAAG GTCAGAAGTGGAAGCCAACAGTAACCATGCCTGTGACATCATCGGTCTGGTGACTTATGTAGGCCGGCTTGAACGAATCAGGAGCAAAGAAAAGTCAg GACCGGAGAAATACTGGGCATATCGGTGGGTACATGCGGTGGATGGGACAAGTGACTCTCCTTTTATACTGGAGATCTTTTCTTCATCCCAGCCAGAGATCTTCAGCAATATCTGCCCCA TGACGTATCTGGTGTGCACTCAAATGAGGGTGTGTCAGGAGGCGGGTCGTTTTGTCTATTTGACCAGCAGCGCAGAGACTCAGCTCTTCATCACAG GCTGTCATAAAAAGCAGCCGTATGTGAATGAGCCAAAGGTAAAAGCATTCATCCAGTGGACAAAGACACTTAAAGACAGTGTCATGCTGCAGAAGACTGCTGTCGGAGGACACTACAGCTACCCCCCTGCCCCACCCACCTTCACCCCGACCACCAAAACCAACACAGCCA ATGAGACATCAATCATAGCAGTTGCTGAACTGAAGGGGGAGCTAGAGAGTATGCAGTACAGAGAACATAAGAGAGTGGCCATACAGGGCTATGTGGTAGCTGTGCAGTACCACTCCTGGCCTCCAGGAGATCAACAACCTGGAGTCAATGCTGCACAAGAAACATCACAAAGTCACCAGCAG cAAGAAGTAAGTAATGCTGGATCGTTTAGGCATCACATCACGATAGACTCAACCTCTACTGATTCAGATTCTGCGATTCCACCCAAACGCAAGAGACTGCTCTCAAG TCAGGCTGGCTTTACCTCTCATGTGGAAGAAGAGCCTGGTAATGAAGCAGAACTGGAAGAAGAGGAGTCTGAGAGTGAAGATGAACACATGCCGATCAGACATTCAGCAGCAAGAGAAG tgattGACCAGAGGCTACATGGTTCTCCATATGCACAAGCTGCAAGCCAACCTGCAGCATTATGGGAAAGCAGCATATGGCCACTGGTGAAGCAAAATGTGACGGATCACTTCTGTTGTGGCAGACTGGATGAAGGAAGCATTGCCGAAAAATTTCATTTTGATGACCGTGAAGTTCTGCTTCAACACCTGAACCTGTGCCCAGCTAAATGGACACCAGATCTTACCCCACAGACACATACTCACACACCTGTTGCCTGCACCGGCTACTTCATACTCACAATACTGG GCCTTAATCAAAAGGCTGCAGTAGATATTCTGTTTTTGCCTGTCGTTACCCTCGATGACCCCAGAGCTGCTGGAGTGCCCCATAGTCACCATGACAACTCTCTGCTGTCCTGTTTGACAACAGGACACGTGTATGTAGAGCCAGACGGTACCTGCCCTGATCCAg GGTCGTTGATGAGTTCTGCCCCTCAGATGGAGTCAGAACGCGTGGTGTGTATCATTGATCTGTGTCTGCTTGGAGAGAACAGAATAGAAACGATCTGCTCTAAACTGTACAGAACAGCAGACATCTGCCAGCCCGAGAGCACTTAG
- the npas2 gene encoding neuronal PAS domain-containing protein 2, whose translation MGEGVRMDNLSEFGGLCPSSRREWDTSSCVDDLMDEDDKDRAKRASRNKSEKKRRDQFNVLIKELCTMLQGQGHPRKMDKSTILQKTIDFLQKQKDITAQTESCEVRQDWKPSFLSNEEFTQLMLEALDGFLIALTTDGNIIYVSDSVSSLIGHLPSDMVDQNILNFLPEREHGEVYKLLSSHMLLTEPSAVDLINSSETHIEFCCHLARGNVDPKEPPTYEYVKFVGDFKFHNNVPLSSINGYELAFPRTLQSSLEEQICLVATVRLVTPQFLKDLCNVEDVCDEFTSRHSLEWKFLFLDHRASPIIGYLPFEVLGTSGYDYYHVDDLELIAQCHKQLMQCGKGKSCYYRFLSKGQQWIWLQTHYYITYHQWNSKPEFIVCTHNVVSYAEVRAERRREFGLKETSSDMATSSIKEQEVFLDMCPPLDAPRDRISSTRSVSSPSSIKSSHTALSDSASNSSVRYTEPCPSSRQPASIGPEKSSSRMPNSGSKNRIKRQSSSEPTSLSPSCSQHSTMTQALYGFQQPHLGVMHQLKEQLEERTRILQADIKTQQQELHDIKEKLQIANLQMLLQQPIQGEFTASGPQQQGPGRATQHGTHPKPQHCVSHSPHTLHREPPSSSSAQVQPRLVQSGQMQAVSVPMQTHTSLTTPFYSNPMMFSPNHGHRTQHETHCHRQTHTEYSQDPQLRMLLNQPMQTLVPDSSGGASSQCSSAVLQTKYPLDQQMMAPPFPVQQMNCNAVLVPSPVFTSPIMIPHNSFISHQATPTYTPHPSATPHSLPLQQPHQFFQMQPQGLIHSAPTQALFHTPNVPQQSTVGYLQPPQQQQQQQQHQHTQSGNLLDYRNMLPR comes from the exons ATGGGAGAAGGAGTGAGAATGGACAACCTTTCAGAGTTTGGAGGTCTTTGTCCGTCCAGCCGGAGGGAATGGGA CACAAGCAGTTGTGTGGATGATTTAATGGATGAAGATGACAAGGACAGAGCAAAGAG GGCGTCCCGTAATAAATCAGAGAAGAAGAGGCGAGACCAGTTCAATGTTCTTATTAAAGAACTGTGTACGATGCTGCAGGGTCAAGGTCACCCTCGCAAGATGGACAAATCCACCATCCTGCAGAAAACCATTGACTTCCTGCAGAAACAGAAAG acatcacAGCTCAAACGGAATCCTGTGAGGTCCGGCAGGACTGGAAGCCCTCTTTCCTGAGCAATGAGGAATTCACCCAGTTAATGCTGGAG GCATTGGATGGATTCCTGATAGCTCTAACTACTGATGGGAACATCATATATGTTTCTGACAGTGTCTCCTCTCTCATTGGTCATCTGCCG TCAGATATGGTGGACCAGAACATTTTGAACTTCCTGCCGGAGCGAGAGCACGGAGAGGTGTATAAACTTCTGTCATCACACATGCTTCTGACAGAGCCGTCTGCCGTCGACCTCATCAACAGCA GCGAGACGCACATCGAGTTCTGCTGTCATTTAGCGAGAGGAAATGTTGACCCAAAAGAACCGCCCACTTACGAATATGTCAAATTCGTTGGTGATTTTAAGTTTCATAACAATG TGCCTCTGTCCTCTATAAACGGGTATGAGCTGGCGTTCCCACGCACACTTCAGTCCTCACTGGAAGAGCAGATCTGTCTCGTAGCCACGGTGAGACTGGTGACCCCCCAGTTCCTGAAG gatCTGTGTAACGTGGAGGATGTATGTGATGAATTCACATCGAGACACAGTCTGGAATGGAAATTTCTCTTCTTGGATCACAG GGCCTCTCCTATCATTGGCTACCTGCCCTTTGAGGTTTTGGGGACATCGGGTTACGATTACTACCATGTGGATGACCTGGAGCTCATTGCTCAGTGTCATAAACAAT TGATGCAGTGCGGGAAGGGAAAATCATGTTACTATCGGTTCCTGAGTAAAGGACAGCAGTGGATCTGGCTGCAGACACACTATTACATCACATACCACCAGTGGAACTCCAAACCAGAGTTTATCGTCTGCACACACAACGTGGTcag TTATGCTGAAGTCCGAGCGGAGAGAAGGAGAGAATTTGGATTGAAGGAAACCTCATCTGATATGGCGACGTCCTCAATCAAG gagCAGGAGGTGTTTTTAGACATGTGTCCTCCCTTGGATGCTCCGCGGGACAGAATCAGCAGCACGCGATCGGTGTCGTCGCCAAGCTCTATAAAATCATCGCACACGGCGCTGTCCGACTCGGCAT caaaCTCCTCGGTGAGGTACACAGAGCCATGCCCGTCGTCACGGCAACCTGCCTCCATCGGTCCAGAGAAGTCATCCAGCAGAATGCCAAACAGCGGATCAAAG aaCCGGATAAAAAGGCAGAGCTCTTCTGAGCCTACGTCTCTCTCCCCCTCCTGCAGTCAACATTCCACCATG ACACAAGCTTTGTACGGATTCCAGCAGCCTCATTTAGGCGTAATGCATCAACTAAAGGAACAGCTGGAAGAGAGAACACGCATCCTACAAGCTGACATTAAAACTCAGCAGCAAGAGCTGCACGACATTAAAGAGAAACTACAAATCGCTAATTTACAG ATGCTACTTCAGCAACCTATACAGGGAGAGTTTACTGCTTCAGGTCCGCAGCAGCAGGGTCCAGGCAGGGCAACCCAACATGGCACACATCCCAAACCTCAACACTGTGTCTCACATTCACCTCACACACTGCACAGAGAACCGCCGAGTAGCTCATCTGCTCAG gTGCAGCCAAGACTGGTGCAGAGTGGACAGATGCAGGCTGTCAGTGTTCCAATGCAGACACACACGAGTCTGACCACACCATTCTACAGCAATCCAATGATGTTCTCTCCGAATCACGGACACAGAACCCAACACGAAACCCATTGccatagacaaacacacaccgaGTACAGCCAGGATCCACAGCTACG GATGCTGCTGAACCAGCCAATGCAGACGCTTGTACCAGACAGCAGTGGGGGAGCATCTTCTCAATGCAGTTCAGCTGTTCTACAAACCAA ATATCCTCTAGACCAGCAGATGATGGCTCCACCCTTCCCTGTGCAACAGATGAATTGCAACGCTGTACTTGTCCCCTCCCCTGTCTTCACCTCACCAATCATGATCCCCCATAATAGTTTCATCTCCCACCAGGCCACGCCCACCTACACGCCTCACCCGTCAGCTACGCCGCACAGCTTACCACTACAGCAGCCTCATCAGTTCTTTCAG atgCAGCCTCAGGGTCTGATTCACAGTGCTCCCACACAGGCCTTATTCCATACCCCAAATGTTCCACAGCAAAGCACCGTGGGATACCTACAGCCaccccaacaacaacaacagcagcagcagcaccaACATACCCAGTCCGGCAACCTGTTGGACTACAGGAACATGCTCCCCCGGTAG